The following nucleotide sequence is from Pedobacter sp. PACM 27299.
ATCCCTCAAAAAGATGTAAAAAGCATCGCCTCGGCAATTACCGTTGCAGAGAACGATCCTGAAGGAGCGCAAGCCTTTGTAGACGAACTAAAAAAACTAACCCTAAAAAATCAAGCCCCAGTACTTGGGATTACAGGAACTGGTGGCTCGGGAAAATCTTCTCTCGTAGATGAATTGGTGAGACGCTTCTTAATGGAAGTGAAAGACAAAACCATGGCCATTATCTCTGTAGACCCTTCCAAACGTAAAACAGGAGGCGCCCTACTTGGAGATAGGATTCGCATGAATGCCATCAATAATCCAAGGATTTATATGCGTTCACTGGCTACCAGACAAGCGAATTTAGCATTATCCAGAAATGTACAAGAGAGTATCGATATCTGTAAAGCTGCTGGTTATGACCTGATCATTGTGGAAACTTCAGGAATCGGCCAGTCCGACACAGAAATCACAGAACATTGTGATGTTTCTCTTTATGTAATGACACCAGAGTTCGGTGCTGCTACCCAATTGGAAAAAATTGACATGCTTGATTTTGCCGATCTTGTAGCGATCAATAAATTTGATAAACGTGGTGCACTGGATGCTTTACGCGATGTTCGTAAACAATACAAACGTAACCATAACCTCTTCGATGCGAAGGATGAAAATATTCCGGTGTTCGGTACCATGGCGTCTCAGTTCAACGATCCTGGAATGAATAATCTCTTCTCGGCTCTTATGGACAAGATTAAAGAGAAAACAAAGGTTAATTTTAATGCCCATCTGGAACTGAGCTCCGAACAATCAGAAAAAATTTATATCATTCCCCCAGACCGGATCAGGTACCTTGCAGAAATCGCAGAAGCCAGTCAGACTTATAATGAATGGGTGGAAAAACAAAGTGCCATTGCCAGAAAGTTATATCAGCTTCAAGGTGTAATTCAGCTTTCTAAAGAGGAAAAATTAAACAAAGACTTTCCAGGCATAGCCGGCATAAATGACAGCTTACAAGATGTATATGAACACCTGGAAGAGCAATTGGACGGCGAATGCAAAAGATTACTTCGCCAATGGCCAGATACAAAAATCAAATACAAACAAGAGTTCTTTGTTTATAAAGTCAGAGATAAGGAAATTAAACAACCTTTATTTTATGAGTCTTTATCCAAATTAAAAATCCCCAAAGTCTCTCTTCCCCGCTATGAAGATTGGGGAGATGTACTCCGCTGGTTACTGACAGAAAATGTACCTGGCGAGTTTCCGTACGCTGCTGGTGTTTTCCCTCTAAAACGTGATGGAGAAGATCCGACCCGTATGTTTGCTGGTGAAGGCGGACCGGAACGAACCAATAAAAGGTTCCATTATGTATCTTTAGGTCAACCTGCGCATCGGCTGTCTACCGCATTTGACTCCGTTACTTTATACGGTGAAGATCCACACATCAGACCTGACATCTATGGCAAAATCGGCAACTCTGGAGTAAGTATTGCCACCTTAGACGATGCCAAGAAACTATACTCCGGCTTTGACCTTTGTGCCACATCTACTTCTGTATCCATGACAATTAATGGTCCTGCTCCTATGTTGTTAGGTTTCTTTATGAACGCAGCCATTGACCAGCAATGTGAAAAATACATTATCGAACAAGGACTTCAAGTTGAGGTAGAAAAGAAAATAAATGTCTTGTATAAATCAAAAGGCATTCAAAGACCGAGTTACAGCGGAGCACTGCCCGAAGGAAATAATGGTTTAGGTTTGATGTTGCTTGGTGTAACCGGAGATGAAGTATTACCAGCTGATGTGTATGCAAAAATCAGAGCTTATGCCATCAGCACAGTGAGGGGCACAGTTCAGGCAGATATTCTTAAAGAAGATCAGGCTCAAAATACCTGCATTTTCTCTACAGAGTTTGCACTGAGGATGATGGGAGATATTCAAAGTTATTTCATTACTGAAAAAGTACGTAATTTTTATTCTGTATCCATCTCTGGCTATCATATCGCAGAGGCTGGAGCAAATCCAATATCTCAACTTGCCTTTACCTTAAGTAATGGTTTCACCTTTGTAGAATACTATTTGAGCAGAGGAATGAATATCGATGATTTTGCTCCTAACCTATCATTTTTCTTCTCTAATGGGATTGATCCGGAGTATTCTGTAATTGGAAGAGTAGCCAGACGAATCTGGGCAAAGGCCATTAAAAATAAATACAAAGGCAATGACCGATCCCAAAAGTTAAAATATCATATTCAGACTTCTGGCAGGTCTTTACATGCACAAGAAATTGATTTCAATGATATCAGGACAACATTACAGGCATTGTACGCGATCTACGACAATTGCAATTCCCTCCATACCAATGCGTATGATGAAGCCATTACTACGCCCACAGAAGAATCCGTACGCAGGGCGATGGCCATACAGCTGATTATTAATCGGGAATTGGGTTTAGCAAAAAATGAAAATCCTTTACAAGGTGCATTTATCATTGAAGACCTGACGGATTTGGTA
It contains:
- a CDS encoding methylmalonyl-CoA mutase family protein; its protein translation is MEQIEIYKPKNKIRFVTAAALFDGHDATINIMRRILQSSGAEVIHLGHNRSVEEVVNCAIQEDVQGIAMTSYQGGHIEYFKYMYDLLQERGSSHIKIFAGGGGVILPSEIAELQAYGITRIYSPDDGRKMGLQGMINNMLEQTDYITVTSLNGELKSIPQKDVKSIASAITVAENDPEGAQAFVDELKKLTLKNQAPVLGITGTGGSGKSSLVDELVRRFLMEVKDKTMAIISVDPSKRKTGGALLGDRIRMNAINNPRIYMRSLATRQANLALSRNVQESIDICKAAGYDLIIVETSGIGQSDTEITEHCDVSLYVMTPEFGAATQLEKIDMLDFADLVAINKFDKRGALDALRDVRKQYKRNHNLFDAKDENIPVFGTMASQFNDPGMNNLFSALMDKIKEKTKVNFNAHLELSSEQSEKIYIIPPDRIRYLAEIAEASQTYNEWVEKQSAIARKLYQLQGVIQLSKEEKLNKDFPGIAGINDSLQDVYEHLEEQLDGECKRLLRQWPDTKIKYKQEFFVYKVRDKEIKQPLFYESLSKLKIPKVSLPRYEDWGDVLRWLLTENVPGEFPYAAGVFPLKRDGEDPTRMFAGEGGPERTNKRFHYVSLGQPAHRLSTAFDSVTLYGEDPHIRPDIYGKIGNSGVSIATLDDAKKLYSGFDLCATSTSVSMTINGPAPMLLGFFMNAAIDQQCEKYIIEQGLQVEVEKKINVLYKSKGIQRPSYSGALPEGNNGLGLMLLGVTGDEVLPADVYAKIRAYAISTVRGTVQADILKEDQAQNTCIFSTEFALRMMGDIQSYFITEKVRNFYSVSISGYHIAEAGANPISQLAFTLSNGFTFVEYYLSRGMNIDDFAPNLSFFFSNGIDPEYSVIGRVARRIWAKAIKNKYKGNDRSQKLKYHIQTSGRSLHAQEIDFNDIRTTLQALYAIYDNCNSLHTNAYDEAITTPTEESVRRAMAIQLIINRELGLAKNENPLQGAFIIEDLTDLVEEAVLQEFKRINDRGGVLGAMETMYQRGKIQEESLYYETLKHNGEYPIVGVNTFLNKNGSPTVVPGEIIRATEEEKQYQITALKTFQDRNAAHTATILKKLQKSAIAGENIFEELMEVCKVCSLGQISNALYEVGGQYRRNM